A portion of the Stegostoma tigrinum isolate sSteTig4 chromosome 44, sSteTig4.hap1, whole genome shotgun sequence genome contains these proteins:
- the LOC132207206 gene encoding histone H3 translates to MARTKQTARKSTGGKAPRKQLATKAARKSAPATGGVKKPHRYRPGTVALREIRRYQKSTELLIRKLPFQRLVREIAQDFKTDLRFQSSAVMALQEASEAYLVGLFEDTNLCAIHAKRVTIMPKDIQLARRIRGERA, encoded by the coding sequence ATGGCTAGAACCAAGCAGACAGCGCGCAAATCCACTGGAGGGAAAGCTCCCCGCAAGCAGCTGGCGACCAAAGCGGCCCGCAAGAGCGCTCCGGCCACGGGCGGAGTGAAGAAGCCTCATCGCTACaggcccggcacggtggctctgcgggAGATCCGCCGCTACCAGAAATCCACCGAGCTGCTGATCCGCAAACTGCCGTTCCAGCGCCTGGTGCGGGAGATCGCTCAGGACTTCAAGACCGACCTGCGCTTCCAGAGCTCGGCCGTGATGGCCTTGCAGGAGGCCAGCGAGGCTTACCTGGTGGGTCTGTTTGAGGACACCAACCTGTGTGCCATCCACGCCAAGCGGGTCACCATAATGCCCAAAGACATCCAGCTGGCCCGGCGGATCCGCGGGGAGCGCGCCTAA
- the LOC132207207 gene encoding histone H2A type 2-B-like isoform X2: MSGRGKGSGGKARSKAKSRSSRAGLQFPVGRVHRLLRKGNYAERVGAGAPVYLAAVLEYLTAEILELAGNAARDNKKTRIIPRHLQLAVRNDEELNKLLGGVTIAQGGVLPNIQAVLLPKKTESNRPGLKHQLCM, from the exons ATGTCTGGGAGAGGAAAGGGCAGTGGCGGGAAAGCTCGGTCGAAGGCGAAGTCCCGGTCATCCCGGGCTGGGCTGCAGTTCCCGGTGGGCCGTGTTCACAGGCTCCTAagaaagggtaactatgctgagcgtgtgggtgccggagcgccggtctatctggctgcggtgctcgagtacctgacggctgaaatcctcgagctggccgggaacgcggcccgggacaacaagaagacccgcatcatccccaggcacctccagctggccgtgcgcaacgacgaggagctcaacaagctgctgggaggtgtgaccatcgctcagggcggggtgctgcctaatattcaggccgtgctgctgcccaagaaaacc GAAAGTAACAGACCTGGACTGAAGCACCAACTGTGCATGTAA
- the LOC132207207 gene encoding late histone H2A.2.2-like isoform X1, whose product MSGRGKGSGGKARSKAKSRSSRAGLQFPVGRVHRLLRKGNYAERVGAGAPVYLAAVLEYLTAEILELAGNAARDNKKTRIIPRHLQLAVRNDEELNKLLGGVTIAQGGVLPNIQAVLLPKKTAAGGATKK is encoded by the coding sequence ATGTCTGGGAGAGGAAAGGGCAGTGGCGGGAAAGCTCGGTCGAAGGCGAAGTCCCGGTCATCCCGGGCTGGGCTGCAGTTCCCGGTGGGCCGTGTTCACAGGCTCCTAagaaagggtaactatgctgagcgtgtgggtgccggagcgccggtctatctggctgcggtgctcgagtacctgacggctgaaatcctcgagctggccgggaacgcggcccgggacaacaagaagacccgcatcatccccaggcacctccagctggccgtgcgcaacgacgaggagctcaacaagctgctgggaggtgtgaccatcgctcagggcggggtgctgcctaatattcaggccgtgctgctgcccaagaaaaccgcCGCTGGGGGCGCCACTAAAAAGTGA